The sequence below is a genomic window from Thiomonas intermedia.
GCCCTGCCCATCGGCCTTGGTCAGTGCTGGGGTGAGGGCCGGTACGGAGGCGGGCGTCTCGGGAGACGCTGCAGCGGGCTGGGGCTCGCCGGAGAACAGGCGTTTGATCCAGCCGAAGAAACCGCCTGCATGGGCATCGGGCAGGGCGGCAGCGGGCACGGCAGCGGGGATCGGCGCTGCGGCCGTGGGAGCCGCCGCCTTGTCGGCTGCGGGCACGGGCATGACGGGGGCCGGTCCTTCCGGGGTGATGCCGCGCACCAGGGCTTCCTGGCGCGGGCGCTGCTCTTTTTCGCGACGGGTGATGGCGGTGTCTTCCTCGATGTCGTCGGCCATCTTGTAGCTGGTGGGCAGATTGTCCAGACGCGGGTCGTCGTGCTTGAGGCGTTCGAGCTTGTAGTTGGGCGTTTCGAGGTGTTTGTTCGGAATCAGCAGCACCGACAGACGCTGGCGCAGTTCGATTTTGGTGATCTCTGCGCGCTTTTCATTGAGCAGGAACGACGCGACTTCCACCGGCACCTGCACGTGCACCGCGGCCGTGCCTTCCTTCATGGCCTCTTCCTGGATGATGCGCAGGATTTGCAGGGCGCTGGATTCGGTGTCGCGGATGTGGCCGGTGCCGTTGCAGCGCGGGCAGGTGACATAGGCGCCTTCCGAAAGGGCGGGGCGCAGGCGCTGGCGCGAGAGTTCGAGCAGGCCGAATTTGGAGATCTTGCTCACCTGCACGCGGGCGCGGTCTTGACGCAGGGCGTCGCGCAGGCGGTCTTCGACGGCGCGCTGGTTGCGCGGCTCTTCCATGTCGATGAAGTCGACCACGATCAGGCCGCCGAGGTCGCGCAGCCGCATCTGGCGCGCGACTTCGTCGGCGGCTTCGAGATTGGTGCGCAAAGCGGTATCTTCGATGGCGCTGCCACGGGTGGAGCGCGCGGAGTTGACGTCCACCGCGACCAGCGCTTCCGTGTGGTCGATGACGATGGCGCCGCCAGCGGGCAGGTTGACCGTGCGGGAATAGGCCGTCTCGATCTGCTGCTCGATCTGAAAGCGGGAGAACAGCGGCAGATCATCGCGGTAGCGTTTGACCCGATCGACCGTGTCGGGCATGACGTGCAGCATGAACTGCCGGGCCTGCTCGAACACGTCCTCGGTATCGATCAGGATTTCGCCGATGTCGCTGGTGAAATAGTCGCGAATGGCACGGATGACCAGCGACGATTCCTGATAGATCAGGAACGCGCCCTTTTGCGTCTCGGAAGCGTCGCGCACGGCGCTCCACAGCTTGAGCAGGTAGTTCAAATCCCACTGCAGCTCTTCCGCGGTACGCCCGATGCCGGCGGTGCGGGCGATCAGACTCATGCCTTCGGGATACTGGAGCTGGTCCATCGCCTCGCGCAGTTCCTGGCGATCTTCGCCTTCGATGCGGCGGCTCACGCCACCCCCGCGCGGGTTGTTGGGCATGAGCACCAGATACCGGCCGGCGAGCGAAATGAGCGTGGTGAGTGCGGCGCCCTTGTTGCCGCGCTCTTCCTTCTCTACCTGCACCAGCATTTCCTGACCCTCGCGGATCACATCTTGAATGCGGGCCTGGGAAGGCGAGACGCCCTCCTTGAAATACTGGCGCGAAATTTCCTTGAAGGGCAGAAAACCGTGGCGCTCTTCGCCGTAGTCGACGAAACAGGCTTCGAGCGAGGGCTCGACGCGCGTGACGACGGCCTTGTAGATATTGCCCTTGCGCTGTTCGCGCCCGGCTTGTTCGATATCGATGTCGAGCAGTTTCTGCCCATCGACGATGGCCACGCGCAATTCTTCTGACTGCGTGGCGTTGAACAACATGCGTTTCATGTCAAAGCTCCTGGCCGCATCATGCGGCCGATACAAAGCGGGTGCCTAAGCACCCCCATGCGTTGATCGCTGGAGCTAAAACCAGGCCGGGTTTGCCACGAATGCGCGGCAATCCTGGCGGGCAGAATCAGACGGTACTCATGCAAAAGGCCCCGCCCATCGGTCTACCTCGGTGCGCGCCGTCTTCGCGATGCCGGGCGTTTGACCCAGGCGTGGCGGCGTACAGGCTGTTGCAACAATCGAGCGCAACAGCGGGGGAGGAGAGATTTCGCGGCAGGCGAGCACAAGCGGATTTCGTCGGCGACGGAAGCTCACAGCGCGAGATCAGCGCTGCAATGCGGTCGAAGGCGAAGAGTCGATTCAAGGGTTCCAGATCCAGGATGGCAAAGCCGGGCGGTCGTCGCGGGCGTCAGACGCATTTGCGCGACGGCATCACTCAGGCTTTGGGCCAACGCTCATTTCGATGAAGTCGGTCTGAGCTGCCCCAACCGGAACCGGTCGCGCGGCAAAACAGGCCGTGTGAAGCTGAATCTAGAATGCCTGCCCTGTCACGGCAGATTCGCCGGTTTCGCATCGACCCGAATCGGGGCGTGTACGCGATACTGGCACGAAAACCTGTCAGGAGGCAGTCTGTCCATTCTTGGCAGGTCGCGCGGTTGCATCATGTAAAACAACACGCAACCCCGCGGAACTATTGCCAAAATTCTTTCTTTCAACTTCACGACTTCACGCCCGATTATATGCACACCGCGTCTTCCCCTCAGGTTCGACTCCTCCAGGTCGGTGACGCGGGTGAGGGGCAGCGCCTGGACAACTTTCTTGCGCGCCACCTCAAGGGGGTGCCGCGCAGTCACATTCATCGCATCGTCCGCTCGGGCGAGGTCAGGGTCAACGGTGGCCGGGCCCGGGCCGAGCAGAAGCTGCAGTCCAGCGATCAGGTGAGGATTCCGCCGGTGCGGGTGGCGCAGCCCGACGCGCCTCGCGCGGTACCCGCCCTGCAATTCCCCGTGGTGTTCGAGGACGATCACCTTCTGGCGATCAACAAACCCGAAGGCGTGGCGGTGCACGGTGGATCAGGGGTGAGTTTCGGTGTCATCGAAGCCCTGCGGGCGGCGCGCCCCAGCGCCAAGTTCCTCGAACTGGTGCACCGGCTCGACCGCGACACATCGGGCCTGCTGCTCATAGCCAAGAAACGCAGCGCTTTGACGGCGCTGCATGCCGCGCTACGCGAGCGCCAGGCCGACAAGCGCTACCTTGCCCTGGTGGCCGGGCTGTGGACGCGCGGGGCGGTCACCGTTGAGGCGCCGCTGCACAAATACCTGCTCGCCAACGGCGAACGGCGCGTGCGGGTCGATGCGGAGCAGGGGCAGGCATCGCGCACTCAGTTTCGCCCGCAAGAGCTTTTTCCGGTGGCGGGGCTGGGCGCATGGGATGGACTGACGCTGATGCAGGCCAAGCTGCTGACGGGACGTACCCACCAGATCCGGGTTCATCTGGCCCACAGCGGGCATCCCATCGTGGGGGACGACAAGTATGGGGACGACAGCCTGAATGCGGCCCTGGCGCGCGGGCAGATGGGGTTGCCGCCTTTGCGCCGCATGTTCCTGCATGCCCACACCCTTGCCATTGCCCACCCTGCGTCGGGAGAGCGGCTGGAGTTGCAGGCGCCGCTGCCCGAGAGCTGGGTGCAATGGCTTCATCCTTTGCGGGCACAATGCGTGCAGTCCTGATTTCCTGAACCCATGCCCGCGCCATGCACCGACAGAACTACGACCTGATTGTGTTCGACTGGGATGGCACGCTGATGGATTCCACCGCGGCCATCACCGGGGCGATCCAGCAGGCTTGCCAAGACCTCGGCCTGCCCGTGCCCAGCCGCGAGGATGCGTCCTACGTCATTGGCCTGGGTCTGGAGGACGCGCTGCGCCACGCCGCGCCGGCATTGCCGCATGGCGACTACCCTCGGCTGGCGGCGGCTTATCGCAAGCACTATTTCGCGCTTGACGGGCAGCTGGCGCTGTTCGACGGTGTGCTGGACCTGCTGCACACGCTCAAATCGGCGGGCTACAACCTGGCCGTGGCGACTGGAAAGTCCCGCATCGGACTGGCAAGAGCCATGGATCGCCCCGAGCTGCGCGGCCTGTTCGATGCGACCCGCACCGCGGACGAGACGTTTTCCAAGCCGCATCCGGCGATGCTGCATGAGCTCATGGCCGAGCTGGCCAGTCCGCCACAGCGCACCGTCATGGTGGGCGACACCACACATGATCTGCAAATGGCGATCAACGCACAGTGCGATGCGATTGGCGTGAGCTACGGCGCCCACGACGTGTCGCAGCTGCAGTCCCTCGCGCCGACCGGTCTGGTGCATTCGATTGACGAACTTGGCGACTATTTGCGCCAACGCGGCTGAAGCGCCGCCTCATCCCGACCTCGCGCGGTCATGCGCTGGCCTCTGCCGTGAAAGTCGAGACCGGTTGTGCTGATCGGGCGCTGCTATCCTGCCCATTCCCCAGGTTTTCGCAGTTCTCCACTCCTTCACCATGAGCGCCATGCCTCCCGAGCTTCCTCCGCAACGTCCCGAACCGTCCACGCCGCCAGGCGCATGGGAGCGGCAAGTGCTCGAAAAGCTCGTGCTCGAGGTGGTGAACGAAAAGCGCCGGGCCCGACGCTGGTCGATCTTCTTCCGCTTTGTCATGCTCGGAATCGTGGCGCTGATCTTCTTTGGCGGCCTGATCGCCGAGTATGGCGATACGACGACGACCGGACCGCATACGGCGCTGATCGAACTCAACGGCGAGATTGCCATCGATTCGCAGGCGAGCGCCGACAACATCAACGCGGCCTTGCAGGATGCATTCTCCAATCCGCAGACCCGCGGGATCATTCTGCGCATCAACAGTCCGGGGGGCAGCCCGGTGCAGGCCAGCCAGATCTTTGCCGAGATCGAGCGGCTGCGCGCCAAGTACAACAAGCCGGTCTATGCCGTGTGCGAAGAGGTCTGCGCCTCGGGCGCGTACTACGTGGCCGCGGCGGCCAACGACATTTACGTCAATCCCGCCAGCCTGGTGGGCTCCATCGGCGTCTTGATGGACGGGTTCGGCTTCTCCGGCCTGCTCGACAAGCTGGGGGTGACGCGCCGCCTGTTGACTGCGGGTGCCAACAAGGGATTCATGGACCCTTTCACGCCCATGCCTGAAGACCAGAAGACCTACGCGCTGGGTATGCTGGAGCAGATCCACAAGCAGTTCATCGCCGCGGTGGAGAAAGGCCGTGGCGCTCGTCTCAAGGTGAATGACCAGACGTTCTCAGGCCTGGTCTGGACGGGTGAATCCGCCGTGAAACAGGGTCTGGCCGACGGCTATGGCGATGTGGACCAGATCGCTCGCGACAAGATCAAGGCGCCCGACATCGTGGATTACACCTTGCAGGAAAACGTCGCCGAGCGCCTGGCCAAGCGTTTCGGCGCTTCGCTGGGCATGGGCGCGGTGCGCGAACTCTCCAACCTCGGCGGAACGCTGCGCTAGGGCCTGTCGCTGCGGGCGAGGCGTTACGGCCGTGCCCGGGCCAGCACGTCGAAGCCGCTCTGACGCAGCATGTCGCACAGATCGATCAGGGGCAGGCCGATCAATGCGGTGGGGTCGTCGCTGCGCATCCGCGTGAGCAGCGCAGGCCCGAGCGACTCCGACTTGGCGCTGCCCGCGCAGTCGTAGGGCGCGTCCAGATTCAGATAGCGCTCGATGTCGTCATCACGCAAGGTTCTGAACTTCACCTCGGTAGGGCAGTTGCGAATCTGGGTTTTGCCATCTGGCGAAATCACGCAGACGGCCGTGTGAAACACCGCTTCGCGCCCGGTGAGTTGCCGCAACTGCGCAAGCGCCGCCTCATGCGAGCCCGGCTTGCCCAGCGCTTCATCGCCGAGCATGCAGACCTGATCGGAGCCGATCACCCAGGCGCCGGGTGCCGTGCGCGCCACGGCGCCCGCCTTCTCAGCCGCCAGCCGCTGTGCCAAGCCGAGCGGCGATTCGCCGCTTTGCCGGGCCTCGTCCACCTCGGGGGCGCGCGTGGCGAACGGCACACGCAGACGCCGCAGCAACTCGGCCCGGTAGCGCGAGGTCGAGGCCAGGATCAGATCGGGGGCTGCGCTCGATGCCATCAGTTCTTGCCGAAGAATCGGCCATGCAGCCAGGCGCCGATGAGAATGCCGACCACGCTCAGCAGCAGCGGCCAGTTGCCTACGCCCAGACCGGCAATGGCCGGACCCGGGCAGACCCCGCTCAATCCCCAGCCCACGCCGAAGATCGCGGCGCCGATGAGCGTGCGGGCATCGAGATGCGAGGGATGTTTGCCGAAGGCCACGCCGAACACGGGTCGCTTCATCAGGCGCGGCAGCAGGTGATAGGCGACGAAGGTCACACCGGCGGCGCCGCCCATGACCAGCAGCAGCCCCATGTTTTTGAGCATCAGGAATTGCAGGATGCTCTCGGGCTTGACCATGGTGGAATAGGCCAGGCCGAAGCCAAACAGTCCACCGGCGAACAGCGCCGAAAGCATCACGGCGAGAGGAGGGACGCGCTGCATTTCAGAATCCTCCAAGGGCGTGGACCACATGGGCCGTGATGATGGCCGTGCACAGGAAAATGATCACCGCGAGAATGGATGGCAACTGCCCGGAGCCCACGCCACAGATGCCATGTCCCGACGTGCAGCCTCCGCCCATGCGGGCGCCAAACCCGCCGACGATTCCGCCGACGAGCAACTGCCAGAGCGGGACGTGGGTGACGAAGCCTTCGCCGTGGCCCAGCGTGAACGTGAACACGATCGCGCCGAGGATCAGGCCGAGGCCGTACATCATGCGCCAGTTACGGGTCGAGACGAATTTTTCGTGTTGAAAGAAGGGATGGCGCGACACGAGCGACCACACCGCGGTGTAAGCCGTGCTGATGCCGCCGATCAGGCCCGTCAGCCAGAACAGAACACTCACGCCCAGTCCGATGAAAATACCGCCGAATAGAAACGGCTCCCAGCCCATCGGGAACCACTGTGCAATGCTGTTCATCTGTCTCGTCCTGTTTTGATTCGTCGGTGCGGTGCGGCCGTTTTCACGGCATACTCCTCAGTGTAAGAGCAGGCTTCGCCGAAGTCTGCGGGAGTTGTTGCAGTCGGTAAACTGAGCCCATGTCCCAAACGCCATCCTTGACCCCACTGGAAACCTCGCTGCCACCTCGTGCCTTGGCTTTGTTCGACTTCGCGCGCAGCGGCGGGGTTTTGCAGGGTCGTGTCGAATGGCGTTTGATGCCGCGGCTGAAGGTCCAGTTGTCCGGACCGCAGGAGGGGCTCCCGCCCGTAAGCTGGTCGTTGCGGGGCTACCTTCGTGAGCGCGTGGGCGTGCGATCTCAGCCCATGGTCTGTCTACAGGTTCGGGCCGAGTTGCCCTTGGTCTGTCAGCGCTGTCTGCACGGCATGCTGTACCCGATCGACGAGAAGGTTGACTTTCGTCTGGTGGCCAACGAGCCGGAGTTGACCCAGGCCGAACTTGAGGCGGAAGACGAGGCGCTGCCCGCCACCGAGCCGGTGAATGTGCTCGACCTGATCGAAGACCAACTCATTCTGGCCTTGCCGATCGTGCCCATGCATGAGCATTGCCCGCAGGGGGCGGGGGCCGAGCCTGCACACGCCAGCCCGGTGGGCGAGGAGGCTGTTGAACGCCAGCATCCCTTCGCCCATCTGCGTGAACTGATGGACAGGTCGAAGAAGTCCTGACGACTTTTGCGGCCGTCATTGGCCCTCGCATATAATGATTAGCTTTTTCACAGGGGATTGCCATGGCCGTCCAGCAAAACAAGAAATCACCTTCGAAGCGTGGCATGCACCGTGCCCACCAGCACCTCAGTGCGCCGCCGCTGGCAGTCGAGCCCACGACGGGCGAAACGCATCTGCGTCACCACATCAGCCCGAACGGTTTTTACCGTGGGCGCAAAGTCGTCAAGACCAAGTCTGACGAGTAAGCGCTTGCCCTCGCGCACCAAGCATCGCCTGCGACTGTTGGGCGGTGGAATGTCGTTTTCATCTCCGATGTTGGCGCTGGCCGTGTCATGAGTTCCACTCTGGCTGTCGATCTGATGGGCGGGGATCATGGTCCGAAGGTGACCTTGCCTGCCTGCGTGCGATTTCTGCAGGAACATCCCGAGGGCCGGGTCATTCTGGTTGGGCAACCCGACGCGGTGCTGCCACTGCTGGAATCGCTGCGTCTGAAAGATCACCCGCGTGCGGAATTCGTGCCCGCGAGCGAGGTAGTGGCCTCGGACGATCCGGTGGAAATTGCGCTGCGTCGCAAGCGCGATTCCTCGATGCGACGAGCCATCGAACTCGTTCGGGATGGGCGTGCCCAGGCTTGCGTGTCGGCCGGCAATACCGGCGCCCTGATGGCGCTCGCCCGCTATCTGCTCAAGACCCTGCTGGACATCGAGCGTCCGGCCA
It includes:
- a CDS encoding Rne/Rng family ribonuclease; this translates as MKRMLFNATQSEELRVAIVDGQKLLDIDIEQAGREQRKGNIYKAVVTRVEPSLEACFVDYGEERHGFLPFKEISRQYFKEGVSPSQARIQDVIREGQEMLVQVEKEERGNKGAALTTLISLAGRYLVLMPNNPRGGGVSRRIEGEDRQELREAMDQLQYPEGMSLIARTAGIGRTAEELQWDLNYLLKLWSAVRDASETQKGAFLIYQESSLVIRAIRDYFTSDIGEILIDTEDVFEQARQFMLHVMPDTVDRVKRYRDDLPLFSRFQIEQQIETAYSRTVNLPAGGAIVIDHTEALVAVDVNSARSTRGSAIEDTALRTNLEAADEVARQMRLRDLGGLIVVDFIDMEEPRNQRAVEDRLRDALRQDRARVQVSKISKFGLLELSRQRLRPALSEGAYVTCPRCNGTGHIRDTESSALQILRIIQEEAMKEGTAAVHVQVPVEVASFLLNEKRAEITKIELRQRLSVLLIPNKHLETPNYKLERLKHDDPRLDNLPTSYKMADDIEEDTAITRREKEQRPRQEALVRGITPEGPAPVMPVPAADKAAAPTAAAPIPAAVPAAALPDAHAGGFFGWIKRLFSGEPQPAAASPETPASVPALTPALTKADGQGGRGSRGASGQNGNRRRGGRDRQREGQGESRQRSNPGPNAEASETAAAETATSRNRPPRGQQGQTERGKRERTPEEAAARKERTQTTPPPADAAPEAAAAEGTGRASGNGRGGNRRPRREAAEAAPDVELIDVSSAAATQAVTSGADEAAPALDASGEAQAERKSRSRRGRGRRGGRREEGASDENGALAAETLDSTAEADAADAGENAGRSFGTLAAPLALGTVAAVAVAQAEETTPLVLKLDSLDTPEAAPAAEPVVTQTAPAAEVEPVSTDLAAAEPAAETAPVAVPQTSARTSGPIEPAPTAAAAAATTTHYVLPIDALQATAQAAGLQWVQSNAEAIRRVQAELAALPTPIRVPRERKPAPKLDDGPLILVETARPLPQLQLPENSPQRS
- a CDS encoding RluA family pseudouridine synthase, whose product is MHTASSPQVRLLQVGDAGEGQRLDNFLARHLKGVPRSHIHRIVRSGEVRVNGGRARAEQKLQSSDQVRIPPVRVAQPDAPRAVPALQFPVVFEDDHLLAINKPEGVAVHGGSGVSFGVIEALRAARPSAKFLELVHRLDRDTSGLLLIAKKRSALTALHAALRERQADKRYLALVAGLWTRGAVTVEAPLHKYLLANGERRVRVDAEQGQASRTQFRPQELFPVAGLGAWDGLTLMQAKLLTGRTHQIRVHLAHSGHPIVGDDKYGDDSLNAALARGQMGLPPLRRMFLHAHTLAIAHPASGERLELQAPLPESWVQWLHPLRAQCVQS
- a CDS encoding HAD-IA family hydrolase: MHRQNYDLIVFDWDGTLMDSTAAITGAIQQACQDLGLPVPSREDASYVIGLGLEDALRHAAPALPHGDYPRLAAAYRKHYFALDGQLALFDGVLDLLHTLKSAGYNLAVATGKSRIGLARAMDRPELRGLFDATRTADETFSKPHPAMLHELMAELASPPQRTVMVGDTTHDLQMAINAQCDAIGVSYGAHDVSQLQSLAPTGLVHSIDELGDYLRQRG
- a CDS encoding S49 family peptidase, translating into MSAMPPELPPQRPEPSTPPGAWERQVLEKLVLEVVNEKRRARRWSIFFRFVMLGIVALIFFGGLIAEYGDTTTTGPHTALIELNGEIAIDSQASADNINAALQDAFSNPQTRGIILRINSPGGSPVQASQIFAEIERLRAKYNKPVYAVCEEVCASGAYYVAAAANDIYVNPASLVGSIGVLMDGFGFSGLLDKLGVTRRLLTAGANKGFMDPFTPMPEDQKTYALGMLEQIHKQFIAAVEKGRGARLKVNDQTFSGLVWTGESAVKQGLADGYGDVDQIARDKIKAPDIVDYTLQENVAERLAKRFGASLGMGAVRELSNLGGTLR
- a CDS encoding Maf family protein encodes the protein MASSAAPDLILASTSRYRAELLRRLRVPFATRAPEVDEARQSGESPLGLAQRLAAEKAGAVARTAPGAWVIGSDQVCMLGDEALGKPGSHEAALAQLRQLTGREAVFHTAVCVISPDGKTQIRNCPTEVKFRTLRDDDIERYLNLDAPYDCAGSAKSESLGPALLTRMRSDDPTALIGLPLIDLCDMLRQSGFDVLARARP
- a CDS encoding DUF6691 family protein; the encoded protein is MQRVPPLAVMLSALFAGGLFGFGLAYSTMVKPESILQFLMLKNMGLLLVMGGAAGVTFVAYHLLPRLMKRPVFGVAFGKHPSHLDARTLIGAAIFGVGWGLSGVCPGPAIAGLGVGNWPLLLSVVGILIGAWLHGRFFGKN
- a CDS encoding YeeE/YedE family protein codes for the protein MNSIAQWFPMGWEPFLFGGIFIGLGVSVLFWLTGLIGGISTAYTAVWSLVSRHPFFQHEKFVSTRNWRMMYGLGLILGAIVFTFTLGHGEGFVTHVPLWQLLVGGIVGGFGARMGGGCTSGHGICGVGSGQLPSILAVIIFLCTAIITAHVVHALGGF
- a CDS encoding YceD family protein; protein product: MSQTPSLTPLETSLPPRALALFDFARSGGVLQGRVEWRLMPRLKVQLSGPQEGLPPVSWSLRGYLRERVGVRSQPMVCLQVRAELPLVCQRCLHGMLYPIDEKVDFRLVANEPELTQAELEAEDEALPATEPVNVLDLIEDQLILALPIVPMHEHCPQGAGAEPAHASPVGEEAVERQHPFAHLRELMDRSKKS
- the rpmF gene encoding 50S ribosomal protein L32; the encoded protein is MAVQQNKKSPSKRGMHRAHQHLSAPPLAVEPTTGETHLRHHISPNGFYRGRKVVKTKSDE